The following nucleotide sequence is from Candidatus Neomarinimicrobiota bacterium.
AACTGCAAACAGATTGATCCTGCTCTTGAGCATGTTTTGCGTGACCCTCTTTTCACAGACTGATGAGGAATCCTTCAGTGCTGTGAATTATAATGAGGAAGTTTCCAATGTAGGAACGTCGGCGGCAGCTTTTCTAGAAATTGGTGTCGGTGCAAACTCTCAGGCTATGGGTGGTGCTTTCACGGCAATTGCCAATGATGTATCCGCCCTGTACTGGAATCCTGCCGGGATCACACAGTTGAAGAAAGTATCTATTACTGCCAACTATACTGAATGGCTGGCGGGAACGGCACATGAATATTTTGGAGCCGTGATTCCCATGGGAGGACGTTTTGCGATTGGTCTGAGCATGAATGTCCTGAATTATGTAGATAAGCAACCCGTGAGAACCATCCAACTACCTGAAGGAACGGGTGAATTCTATGCCGCTTCTGATATGGCTCTGGCTGCCACAGTTGCGGCAACAATCACGGATAAATTTTCTTTTGGATTAACGACCAAATATATCCTGCAACAACTCTGGCATGAGTCAGCCAGTGCCTTTGCCATTGATGTGGGTGTCC
It contains:
- a CDS encoding PorV/PorQ family protein — translated: MKINKTANRLILLLSMFCVTLFSQTDEESFSAVNYNEEVSNVGTSAAAFLEIGVGANSQAMGGAFTAIANDVSALYWNPAGITQLKKVSITANYTEWLAGTAHEYFGAVIPMGGRFAIGLSMNVLNYVDKQPVRTIQLPEGTGEFYAASDMALAATVAATITDKFSFGLTTKYILQQLWHESASAFAIDVGVLYNTQIEGLRIGTTIANYGSELQMTGRDLRRPFDADETHYSNDRLNVLLETDRFPLPLLFRFGLAYSFAPFKGQYVTLAADLNHPSNSVESVDLGVEWAVGRMIVARMGYQSLFDDHTENGLSAGFGLAPQIGNSMQVGFNYAWSAWGLLGTVQRFSIDLSF